The Anguilla rostrata isolate EN2019 chromosome 1, ASM1855537v3, whole genome shotgun sequence nucleotide sequence actggttataaataaaatattcattcagcatgcagacaaaaacattgtcaattCTGTCGTTTATTGAATTCCTGTGTATGCTTCTTGCATGACTACATATTattgtctgaaatgaatgaggTGATGCTGTACAAGCACTTTAATTGACAGAATAACCTCTGATGTTTTAAGACCTCCGTGTGTATACAATTTTACGAGGGGCTGATTTCCAGTACCCATTAATTACTTGCCTGCAATTAAAAACACACTCCCCAGcccatttatcatttttttattcctaaAAGAGGGTAACATGCGATTAAATATGACGGGGAAAAAACCTTAACGCTGTTGGTCTCTTCGCTGTTCATTTCCTGCGCAGTTATGACAAGACGGTGCCATTTTCTCCGTGAATGACAGAGTTCCTGATACAGTAGCATCCTTTTTAGCGCGTAGAGGGGTGAATTGGGATTTCTGTGTTTGCGGTACTAATGCGCGCTGCCGAGTGCAATGCAGCAACGTGCGCGCACTCGCtgctttcccccacccccagcccccccccccccctccccttcagtcCCGCGGAGTCGAGCGGCGCTTGCTCATGCTCAGTGCAGAATGGCGGCTCTTTTGGAAACGGTGCTTCTGGGGAAAGTGGAGACGAGCAAGGCCGTGCAGTGGCTCAGATGTGGACAGGTTGGTGAATTAACCGATAATTCTGCGTGGACACATTCGGCCGCGCCCAGGAGTGTTAACGGCGACAAGATAACGGAGTGACACTACGCGTTTGCAGCACAAACTTGCTCACTGTGCCCTGCTTTTTCCAATGTTAGTTAGCCTAGGTAGCTAACCAGCTAGCGAACTCCCTAACTGTCTGTAatatttaattgcttttgtgCTTCCGAAGGTGCTGCGCAGCAATGAATACACTCATCTTCAAAATGTCCAAATAAATTAAACGAAACTAAATATGGCAAAAACCTTGACTGGTTTGTTCTGTCATGGCCGGGGTCTTGTCGCTTGACTTGTTGGAGATGGTCAAAACTTGTATTAGCTAGTTAACTATACGTGAGGAGTATAGCCGTTTTGCTTCTCAAAGTTACGATCGTTTTCTTTTGACCAGGATACAATTCAGACACACCGAGCTTGGAAACGTGGAGCATATTTTGAAAgagacagtgttttgtgtaatgtaatgttttaagtatttaaaaCTGCTGAAAAGTATCACGTTGTAGTGGAAAACATATGCAGTAACTGGCTGCTTATAACTCGCGGAATACGTGGAGTTCCAGTGTTACTGTTGCGACTGTTTCATTTCGTTGTGTATTTCCAGAGTTCGTGATACACGTGTCACTGTGTTTCTGAGAGTGGCGGATGCTTTTCCGTCCTTTCAACCCCACCTGCGTCTGTGTGTCGCTATGCGTTCTGACAGGAGGACGACAGCTCCGAGACCCTGGTAAAGTTGCAAGTGCCAAGGCAGGACTTTGTGCCTTTCTTCCTGAACTTCCTTCGCGAGCAGAGCAGCCACGCCCTTGCCAATGGGCCGGCCACGCCGGCCAAGACCCCCAGCTCCAGGCCGTCGCACGCCCCCGGTTTCTCCAGCGAGCGCCGGGGGTGCAAGGTGGGCGGCGGGGCCGGGCACCGCAGCGCCAGCCGGGTCCAGCTGTTCTCCCCCGCCCCGTCCGTGTCGCCGGCGACGAGCGGGGCTGAGTGGGACGCCCCGTCCGGGTCCGGGTCCCGGTCCCAGTGCCTGAGCGGCATCAGCGCCCTCAGCAGCCCCTCCTTCAGCGCGGGGTGGAGCCCCGCCTCCAGGGCTCCGCCCCCAGAGAGACGCTCCGCCCAGCGCGCCTGCCTGGGCGACTTCGTGATGTCGCCGCCGGAGGCGGGCTccccgagccccgccccgcaGCGCCGCGGCCgcaggaggagcgggggggcggggcctcctccCGGGCGTCAGGCGGGCGGCGGTGGTGCTGGcggtggtgggcgtggccaatATGAGGACGCGGGGCGCCgggaggtggggaggagaggCGGAGGGGCTGGGCCAGGCAGCAGGGCGGACGCCGTGCTgtctcctcccccagcccagctcaACTTCAACAACATGGAGGACTTTCCCCCTGTTGGGACGTCTCCTTCCTCACCCAAGTGagtgccccacccccactgctcATTGGTCTTTCCCTTGCCAGAGGGCTCAGCTGTGTGCTGGTAATTCCAGCTACTTAGTCTTAATTTTctgaacattacatttacattacaggcatttagcagactctcttatccagagcgacttacagaccttttacatagcattcatttatacagctgaataatATACTGTACCGCCTGTCACCCCTTAGCTGTATACAGCAAAGCTGGTACACTCCTATattgaaacacagtaaaatgggCCCAGTGCtgctgtgcatgtatgtgcccAATTGCATTCGCACGGAAAGGCGCTCTGTCTTTCCCTCGACGCACATGCGCTCTGTGCGGATGTTGCTCTGATGGGTGTGGCTCACCTTTCCCAGGCCAGCCAAGCCGTCCCGCCGGATCAACCCGACCCCCGTCAGCGCGGAGCGGCCCCTCTCCAAGCCCAAAAGCTGCTTCACCTCCACCCCCTTCTGTGAGCGCTCCAGCCCCACCACTATCCCAGAGGGCAATGGGGCGCTGCCTGCCCCGGCGTTCTCCGGCAGcctagaggaggagagggagctcCTGAGGAGAGAGAAGTATGTGTTTTTGGGAACGGGCAATTAGGGGTGGGTGTGCGGACCAGCAGAAAACATCACATTGGAGCCCTGTGATTAATCAGACATTCATTAAACAAGTCCAGTGTTATTATCAGCCCCTCCCCTGATGTCCCGCTGTATTTGTCCGTTGCCCTCTCCTCTCGCCTCCTTGCTCTTCAGATCCAAACTGGCCCAGCagtccctctcccctctgcccgTTGCCACGGAGCCCCGCACCCCCACTAAACCTGGGGTCAGGGCCGGCCCCCGGCAGGCGGGCGACGCCCAGGCGTGCTGCCCTGACCCGTCCAGGGTGACGTGTGCGTCAACGCTGGACCTGCTGGCACAGCTCTACTGCGCCTGCATTTCCGGTACAGGCCCGTGGGAAAACAAACTTAAATTTGGGGAAGttgggggctgggtggggggggtgtgggtacAGTATTTCATAATCCAACATTTCATTATGTATTACGTTGTGTAATGGGATTGTGTCATAACAGcaattgtgtgtgcatgcatgtttgtatatgtttgtttgtgtgtgtgtgtgtgtgtgtgtgtgtgtgtatgggtttgtctgtgtgtgtttgtttgtgtgtgtgtgtgtgtgtgtgtgtgtttgtttgtgtgtgtgcgtgtgagtatgtgtgtgtgtgtgtttgtgtgtgtgtgtgtgtaagtatttatgttttctgttgtttattgtgtatggttgtgttagcttgtgtgtgtgctgttgtgtatgtgtttgtttgtgtgtgtgtgtgtgtgtgtgtgtggtgtgtgtgtgtgtgtgcgtgtgtgcgcgggtgtatgtgtgtgtgcgtgcgtgcgtgcgtgcgtgcgtgtgtgcgtgcgtgtgtgtgcatgtgtgtgtgtgtgtgtgtgtgtgtgtgtgtgtgtgtgtgatccacAGAGAACCTGGTACCCAGCGTGTTCCTGGAGCTCTTCTTCGTACTGCAGCTGCTGACGTCGAGGGCCACGTCCGtgtctgaggaagaggatgaggaagagcacAAAGGACCAAAGGAGGGAGGAACAGTGGGTGAGCTAGTCTGGTCTTCATCACTCTAGATCTGTACGTGACACATcttctgttgtttctttttccGGTTCAGTTGTCACAGTGCCCCCTGTGTCTGGTTGAAGTTCTGCAGCCATCTTTgtctctttttgttgtttttttttgtacagatgTGCTGGAGAGGCGTTATTTTAGGAATCTGCACAACTGCGTGTATTTTGCTGTCCGAGTCCTGGAGAATCAGTTTGAGTGAGTCCCCTCAAATTGTGTGTCTTGCAGTGAAATTGTGTGTCTTGCAGTGACGTTGTGTGTCTTGCAGTGAAATTGTGTCATGCAGTGACGTTGTGTGTCTTGCAGTGACGTTGTGTGTCTTGCAGTGACGTTGTGTGTCTTGCAGTGACgttgtgtgtctgtccctgtgtgtcTCAGGCTGGTGTCGCACCTGGACAGGTGTACCCTGCGTCTGCTGGCGGAGAATGAGAGGGTGGGCTGCTTCTCCCCGTCCCTGCGAGACCGGCTCGCCCAGGCCCAGGGCTCCAGCTCAGCCAAGGTTCCCAGCTCCACTGGCACCGCAGGCCTCCTGCGTTCACTGCTTTGCATATTTTTACACACCAGTAGGAACTTAGTCATTACATCACAGGAATTTGGCAGACTCTTCACATTCAGAACTGCTTGGTTTCACATGGAAATCCATTTAAACGGCAGGCGATATCCAGAAGCAATTCAAGTCAGGCAACTTACTCaggggcacaatggcagtgtcccacctgggagtcaaacctgGAGTGTTTATGTTGCGAGCTCGGTTCTCTTACTCTTATATTACGCTGCCACCCCTGTTATATTTATACTCTAAAAGCTGGCGTTTATAAACGTGAAGTAGAAAATGTctgagactctctctctctctcccctctctctctctctcccccctctctctctctctccccctccctccctcccttcctctctccctcctctctctctctcttctctctctctctctcctcctccctctctctccctctctctctctcccctcctcttccctccctctctctctctccccccctctctctcccctcctccctccccctccctccctctctctctctctccctccctatctctcgctctccctctctccctccctctccctccctctctctctccctccccctcccctccctctctctctcctctctccccctctctctctccctcctctcctcctcccccccctctctctctctctctccaggcgtCTCCCTCCATGCCTCCGTTCATCCAGTCTGTACCCTTCCAGCCGGCCACTGATAACCGCTCCAACTTCAGCAGCGACCGGGCCTTCCACACCTTCAAGAAGCAGAGGTACCACACCCTGGCGCCCTGAACACGATGaactacccagcagcccctgctgcTGCGGGCTTCATCTAAACTGGCCtttaaaatgggggggtggTCAAGCGGGGGACCATTTACTCAATCAAACGAATACTGGCTTGCAgattctaaaacattttttggctggaccgcaacagcggggccagccctataaacgcgaatgtctgtgagtgactgagtgactgagtgatgaagttacaccattggtcggccgagttatgaagttacgccattggtcggccggatgaagcgtgttaggtccagccatacactaggttttgacctggtcttgttaaaaaaatgtaattgaaaaaaaaatctgttttgtcGCTTTAAAAAAACGATTGCCATAGTAACGGGTGAGACTGTAAACGGCGCTGCCGTGTGCCGCAGGGACATTTTCTACGAGCTGCTGCGGGAGTGGGAGGACTGCCACCGCGGGCAGGGCTGGGACTTCGAGCGAGCGCTGGGATCCAGGGTCAGGTGAGGCCCCTCCGCCGCGCGCTCCTCTGGAGTTCGCTTTTCCGCCCGTCTTCCTCCTTTCCGGAGCGTGAGCACCATTTTTGTTGTCGCACGCCTGTCTCAGGGGGATGGTGTGTCAGCTGACCGCGGCAGGAAACCACGCCCACTTTGCGCGGCTCTTCCAGAAGCAGCTGGTTCAGGTGAGgaaatttggggtggggggggtgcttgtGTTCCTCATGGACAGTTGCACTTGGCGgtgtccatacacacacagatactcgaGACACGCGACAACACAAACGCCCcgagacacacacatgcctaaCAATCACACAGCCTGAGAAACACTGATGTGCACACGCTTAACCTGAACGACAatgtgagaaacacacacacactcaaccgaagaaatgtacacatgcacacacacatgcgcacacacacccacgctctttctctctctctcgttccggTGCAGATGTGTAAGGGTCCTCAGGTGCTGGGCTCCCCGGGCGACGCCCCGGACCCTGACCTGCTCGGCATGCTGGGAGCGGACAGCCTGGGGCGGCTCAAGCGCCTGCAGGAGCGGCTGATCCAGCCCCAGGGCCTCCTGggaccctgcccccctccctccttccccggGTACCAGGAGTTCTTCAGGGACTTCCTGCAGTCGGCCAGCAGGTGGGGCTGTTGGGCAACACAATTACAGCATTGCCCGTCTGGGGCAAGGAAACAAGAAACACAAAATTCAAAGGTTGCTCCTTTGTGTTAATGAGTAACTTTACTGCTCCACCTGTACCCATTTTCTGAAAGGGCTTAcctggtggggtgtgggggaagggggctaaaatcaaacaaacattacattacaaacagTACAAACATTTGGCTTGGCGAGTCAGTTTCAAATGAACTCCACACTAATCACTATGTCCCtgaccccccctgacccccccccatgcccccctctTTCAGCTGCCAGCTGAACCAGCACTTGACGGACAGCCTGTGTCAGCAGCTCCTCCGGCTGGACGAGGAGGACAACCTGGGGCTGGACGCAgcgcagagggagggggagggggctggaggCAGGTGAGGGCAGGCCAGAGAGGGCATGAGCAGCAGGTGAGGgggccagggggagggaggggagaggggatatggaacagcaggaggaggcggTCAGAGGAGGGTAGCACAGTGTAGAACTGCttaccgaaaggtcgcaggttcgaccGGTAGGACTGCGgtacttgagcaaggtacttaaccgaattGCTTCAGATACCAGCGtataatggatacaatgtaagcaTGTAGtggagtcgctctggatagagcgtctgctaaatgcttatGATGTAGTAGGGTAGGGGAGGGTTATGGGAGCAGGTAGGGGGAGCTCAGAGGACGGGACATGAGTGGCAGGTGAGAAGGGGCTCAGGAGGAGGGACATGGCACAGGAAGGACTCAGAAGGGGAGGGGAACATCTGGCAGGTgagagtgggcggagcttgGCGCCCACCTCAGGCTCTTACATTTTGAGTGTTTATTGAAACGTGGGGTGCACCGCGTGCGCTTGTGTTCGCGTCCCTCCCTCAGGACGAGAAGCAGCGGTTCTCCTCCGTGCTCCTCACCGCCCGCCTCCTGGCCAAGTTCCTGGGGTTCATCTCCTTCCTGCCCTACCGCACCTCCGAGCCCCCCACCAGGGAGATCCAGGaggcctccctctccctccgcaGCAAGGTGGGGCTGTCTCACCTCAGCTACTGAAATAAGGAATAATGATCTTCTGTTCTTTTATATATACGTAATATTTTATGTCAATATTCTCTTTCCTCTTATTTTGTTGCTGGCCATAGAAGCTCTTTATACTGGAACACGCTACATGAACATGCTTTAAAAGTCATTGGATATCACTAGATGTACTTACACCCCCTGTAGAGTGGAGCTTCATTTTGATTCAATTGAGTTCAGTTTGTAAAGCGCTTTTTACAAAGGCTTCCAAATCAGCTGCTACGTCTGTCTTTGTCCCCCAACAGACCTCCCGTTCTGGACGTGCGGCAGGTCGCTCGCTGTGGCGCGGACGGCCACGTGCGACGTGCCGTGGGTGGTGGAGTTCCTCTCCATGCTGGACTTCAGCGGAC carries:
- the cdan1 gene encoding codanin-1, with amino-acid sequence MAALLETVLLGKVETSKAVQWLRCGQEDDSSETLVKLQVPRQDFVPFFLNFLREQSSHALANGPATPAKTPSSRPSHAPGFSSERRGCKVGGGAGHRSASRVQLFSPAPSVSPATSGAEWDAPSGSGSRSQCLSGISALSSPSFSAGWSPASRAPPPERRSAQRACLGDFVMSPPEAGSPSPAPQRRGRRRSGGAGPPPGRQAGGGGAGGGGRGQYEDAGRREVGRRGGGAGPGSRADAVLSPPPAQLNFNNMEDFPPVGTSPSSPKPAKPSRRINPTPVSAERPLSKPKSCFTSTPFCERSSPTTIPEGNGALPAPAFSGSLEEERELLRREKSKLAQQSLSPLPVATEPRTPTKPGVRAGPRQAGDAQACCPDPSRVTCASTLDLLAQLYCACISENLVPSVFLELFFVLQLLTSRATSVSEEEDEEEHKGPKEGGTVDVLERRYFRNLHNCVYFAVRVLENQFELVSHLDRCTLRLLAENERVGCFSPSLRDRLAQAQGSSSAKASPSMPPFIQSVPFQPATDNRSNFSSDRAFHTFKKQRDIFYELLREWEDCHRGQGWDFERALGSRVRGMVCQLTAAGNHAHFARLFQKQLVQMCKGPQVLGSPGDAPDPDLLGMLGADSLGRLKRLQERLIQPQGLLGPCPPPSFPGYQEFFRDFLQSASSCQLNQHLTDSLCQQLLRLDEEDNLGLDAAQREGEGAGGRGDMEQQEEKQRFSSVLLTARLLAKFLGFISFLPYRTSEPPTREIQEASLSLRSKVGPDLPFWTCGRSLAVARTATCDVPWVVEFLSMLDFSGPFLLCYRRALCLLLHLYRRMVLTRDGDRDRDGCYLNQLLILAVLGWLFQIPVFPEDLFFSSEEEEETEVVEKLAVAQRLDCLPLVDQQLLYTCCPFLNEFRKLLAAFVAGSTSKSGGLIRKITPTSAEPRGPPSTRSQQKLQVELEQAFFHNQPPSLRRTVEFVAERVASNCVKHIKATLVSELVCSGERTLLERLGSEDASAPKLNDSLCAQLCDGGRQALERGTRFCSEKGPEAIRVLLPEETSPAVLTTSEEITVRLATEKASDWLSTNITALIKREWKAVFERVMKTLPAAPPSTPGEGEGVTAGATKPQPPPPPQGEDASALCPKDCTHSAPLPSDVIIEIKEVLSITVGPRCEGEQQSVQSLEDLVLRLGQTLSCRKFLSPMSEQMLVRCSVLLACSLVSGELSLTPPVEGAAADDSRTGRGCPTRALLEQLVQLWGREPCPPAPLHLLFSHTSLAAVLSASTTLWQNFLFLVRQLLQKGLLREEDVLAHRSSLSKLTWPTDSMERIQELSSVLSQPLPSPAHRDTLQSSE